A genome region from Cyanobacteriota bacterium includes the following:
- a CDS encoding TOBE domain-containing protein, whose translation SWPASSKNSAVVVSLRPEKIYVSLYPPDVRVNCFEGRLRNVMYLGTHVYYVIELMSGDRITVLQPNTAGSLPDPDTPIY comes from the coding sequence AAGTTGGCCCGCCTCGTCTAAGAACTCTGCTGTTGTAGTAAGTCTACGTCCAGAAAAAATTTACGTCAGTCTGTACCCACCTGATGTGCGCGTCAACTGTTTCGAAGGACGTTTACGTAACGTGATGTACCTTGGCACCCACGTCTACTATGTAATCGAGCTGATGTCGGGCGATCGCATTACTGTCCTGCAACCCAACACAGCCGGCAGTTTACCAGATCCTGATACCCCCATTTAT